A genomic region of Raphanus sativus cultivar WK10039 chromosome 6, ASM80110v3, whole genome shotgun sequence contains the following coding sequences:
- the LOC108812587 gene encoding polyadenylation and cleavage factor homolog 4 isoform X1 — translation MENSRRPFDRSRDPGPIKKPRLISDAEPIRPVNSNARQFPPQRQLGGGAAAGVGVPPAAASTSRFRAAGGGGGRETESSSEAYEPQLVHPHYELVNQYKSALSELTFNSKPIITNLTIIAGENVHAAKAVVSTICNNIIEVPSDQKLPTLYLLDSIVKNIGRDYIKYFAARLPEVFVKAYRQVDPPMRSNMRHLFGTWKGVFHPQILQQIEKELGFNARSDGQAVAVNAGRTDLQSQRPPNSIHVNPKYLERQRLQQTGRVSKTKVMVTDVPEVASNLTRDPERLERVSSTASGGLWAGPAKVNTIRRSQKDSLSEPLYEKDIESIAEEYDYASDLPHNARSVVKKVGPRITDDGSGKQWYEAMSRGPDLISDQREGLHTKSRMSNYATARLENSESSGPSRNIGVTYDSWKNSEEEEFMWDMHSRLSETDVATINPKIEFQDPDESERLASKNHLLKRPRYSAIDPRLDPEKYSSEQKDPSILGPWTSSPRSLHDSEVLPSISATSNAARKGIQPQSRIASSGILPMSDRQSTTKQNVTKQDFGRAHSLPQRDPRASRFPAKSQSDSVRPLSSSSQSKNTNKLELPDASPVGKFDSKSTAENARGQANMNDLLAAVMKSGILSNNATCGGSKEEMSPNEVDPRALTLSAVAKLKTLPTSVAGAVSLTGVTSAQTSKENSKASDPISCLLSSLVSKGLISASKTEVPSLAQSAAPSVSQDHSPDHSTSSSMSVVPSEAQPVVLVKKDPSTAPKVAPPEIEKLEPENLIGLKFRADKIRELHPSVISSLFDDLPHLCTSCGVRLKQKEELDRHMEELHEKKKLELNGTNTKCRVWFAKADDWIAKSGEVEPEYEEVLSEAESAAEDGPAVAADENQYACILCGEMFEDYFSQEMDQWMFKGVSYLNIPPAESDANGPIVHAACLTKSSLPGLGVGNAIKQEIIE, via the exons ATGGAGAATTCGCGTCGACCGTttgatagatccagagatccagGGCCGATTAAAAAGCCCAGGCTCATCAGCGATGCTGAACCAATCCGTCCTGTGAATTCCAACGCGCGCCAGTTTCCGCCGCAGAGACAGCTCGGTGGTGGTGCGGCGGCGGGAGTGGGAGTTCCACCTGCGGCGGCGTCGACGTCAAGGTTTCGAGCAGCTGGTGGTGGTGGGGGGAGAGAAACGGAGAGTAGTAGCGAGGCCTATGAGCCGCAGCTGGTTCATCCGCATTACGAGCTTGTGAATCAGTATAAGTCGGCGTTATCCGAGCTCACGTTCAACTCCAAGCCGATCATAACGAACCTCACGATAATTGCTGGGGAGAATGTTCATGCCGCTAAGGCCGTTGTGTCCACTATTTGCAACAACATCATAGAG GTACCAAGTGATCAGAAGCTGCCAACATTGTACCTGTTGGACAGCATTGTGAAGAACATTGGAAGGGATTACATTAAGTACTTTGCTGCCAGGCTGCCTGAG GTATTTGTTAAAGCTTACAGACAAGTTGACCCTCCTATGCGTTCTAATATGCGGCATCTCTTTGGAACCTGGAAAGGAGTCTTTCATCCGCAAATACTTCAGCAAATTGAGAAAGAACTTGGCTTTAATGCTAGAAGTGATGGTCAAGCAGTTGCTGTTAATGCTGGCAGAACTGATCTGCAATCTCAGCGACCACCAAATAGCATCCATGTGAATCCCAAATATCTAGAAAGGCAACGACTCCAACAGACAGGGCGGGTAAGCAAA ACAAAAGTAATGGTTACGGATGTCCCTGAGGTCGCATCCAATTTGACTAGGGATCCAGAAAGACTGGAGAGAGTTTCAAGCACAGCATCTGGAGGCTTGTGGGCAGGTCCAGCCAAAGTGAAT ACCATTAGACGATCTCAAAAAGATTCACTCAGTGAACCCCTCTACGAGAAAGACATCGAGTCAATAGCAGAGGAATATGACTATGCTTCTGATCTACCGCATAATGCTAGATCAGTGGTTAAGAAAGTTGGTCCAAGGATTACTGATGATGGGAGTGGAAAACAATGGTACGAAGCTATGAGCAGGGGTCCTGATCTGATTTCTGACCAGAGGGAAGGGTTACACACCAAAAGCAGAATGTCCAACTACGCTACTGCGAGACTAGAAAATTCGGAATCAAGTGGTCCCAGTAGAAATATAGGCGTGACTTATGATAGTTGGAAAAACTCTGAGGAAGAAGAGTTTATGTGGGACATGCACTCAAGGTTATCCGAAACAGATGTGGCCACTATCAACCCGAAGATTGAATTTCAAGATCCAGATGAATCAGAGAGACTG GCATCTAAAAATCACCTCTTAAAACGACCAAGATATTCAGCTATCGACCCAAGGCTTGATCCGGAGAAGTATTCCAGCGAGCAAAAAGATCCAAGTATTCTTGGCCCCTGGACGTCTTCTCCTAGATCTTTGCATGACTCAGAAGTTCTTCCTTCTATTAGTGCAACCTCTAATGCAGCTAGAAAGGGAATTCAGCCTCAATCTAGGATTGCTAGCTCTGGAATTTTGCCAATGTCAGATAGGCAGTCAACCACTAAACAGAATGTGACCAAGCAAGATTTTGGAAGAGCTCACTCCCTCCCTCAACGTGATCCTAGGGCTTCCCGGTTTCCCGCAAAATCTCAAAGTGACTCCGTACGGCCCTTATCTTCTAGTAGCCAGtctaaaaacacaaataagCTTGAACTACCTGATGCATCTCCAGTTGGAAAGTTTGACTCTAAGTCAACAGCTGAAAATGCTCGAGGACAAGCCAACATGAATGATTTGTTGGCAGCTGTCATGAAGAGTGGAATCCTTTCTAATAATGCAACTTGTGGTGGAAGCAAGGAGGAGATGTCTCCAAACGAGGTTGACCCAAGGGCACTAACCCTGTCAGCAGTCGCTAAGCTGAAAACTTTGCCAACTTCAGTGGCTGGCGCAGTGTCTCTTACTGGTGTCACATCAGCACAGACATCAAAAGAGAATAGTAAGGCCTCGGACCCTATTTCGTGCCTCTTGAGCTCCTTAGTTTCAAAGGGCTTGATATCTGCTTCAAAGACGGAGGTGCCATCTCTCGCTCAATCTGCGGCTCCTTCCGTTTCACAGGACCACAGTCCTGATCATTCTACTAGTAGCTCTATGTCTGTTGTTCCATCAGAGGCTCAGCCAGTGGTTCTGGTGAAGAAGGATCCTTCCACTGCCCCGAAGGTAGCACCACCGGAAATAGAAAAATTGGAACCCGAAAACCTCATAGGATTGAAGTTCAGAGCAGATAAAATCCGTGAACTTCACCCTTCGGTGATAAGTAGTCTCTTTGATGACCTTCCACATCTCTGCACCTCCTGTGGCGTTCGTCTTAAGCAAAAGGAAGAACTTGACAGGCACATGGAGGAGCTGCACGAAAAGAAGAAGCTCGAGTTAAATGGCACGAACACTAAATGTAGGGTTTGGTTTGCAAAGGCTGATGACTGGATAGCGAAATCTGGAGAGGTAGAACCTGAATATGAGGAAGTTCTGAGTGAAGCCGAGAGTGCAGCTGAGGATGGTCCAGCCGTAGCTGCTGATGAGAACCAGTACGCATGTATATTATGTGGAGAGATGTTTGA
- the LOC108812587 gene encoding polyadenylation and cleavage factor homolog 4 isoform X2, translating into MENSRRPFDRSRDPGPIKKPRLISDAEPIRPVNSNARQFPPQRQLGGGAAAGVGVPPAAASTSRFRAAGGGGGRETESSSEAYEPQLVHPHYELVNQYKSALSELTFNSKPIITNLTIIAGENVHAAKAVVSTICNNIIEVPSDQKLPTLYLLDSIVKNIGRDYIKYFAARLPEVFVKAYRQVDPPMRSNMRHLFGTWKGVFHPQILQQIEKELGFNARSDGQAVAVNAGRTDLQSQRPPNSIHVNPKYLERQRLQQTGRTKVMVTDVPEVASNLTRDPERLERVSSTASGGLWAGPAKVNTIRRSQKDSLSEPLYEKDIESIAEEYDYASDLPHNARSVVKKVGPRITDDGSGKQWYEAMSRGPDLISDQREGLHTKSRMSNYATARLENSESSGPSRNIGVTYDSWKNSEEEEFMWDMHSRLSETDVATINPKIEFQDPDESERLASKNHLLKRPRYSAIDPRLDPEKYSSEQKDPSILGPWTSSPRSLHDSEVLPSISATSNAARKGIQPQSRIASSGILPMSDRQSTTKQNVTKQDFGRAHSLPQRDPRASRFPAKSQSDSVRPLSSSSQSKNTNKLELPDASPVGKFDSKSTAENARGQANMNDLLAAVMKSGILSNNATCGGSKEEMSPNEVDPRALTLSAVAKLKTLPTSVAGAVSLTGVTSAQTSKENSKASDPISCLLSSLVSKGLISASKTEVPSLAQSAAPSVSQDHSPDHSTSSSMSVVPSEAQPVVLVKKDPSTAPKVAPPEIEKLEPENLIGLKFRADKIRELHPSVISSLFDDLPHLCTSCGVRLKQKEELDRHMEELHEKKKLELNGTNTKCRVWFAKADDWIAKSGEVEPEYEEVLSEAESAAEDGPAVAADENQYACILCGEMFEDYFSQEMDQWMFKGVSYLNIPPAESDANGPIVHAACLTKSSLPGLGVGNAIKQEIIE; encoded by the exons ATGGAGAATTCGCGTCGACCGTttgatagatccagagatccagGGCCGATTAAAAAGCCCAGGCTCATCAGCGATGCTGAACCAATCCGTCCTGTGAATTCCAACGCGCGCCAGTTTCCGCCGCAGAGACAGCTCGGTGGTGGTGCGGCGGCGGGAGTGGGAGTTCCACCTGCGGCGGCGTCGACGTCAAGGTTTCGAGCAGCTGGTGGTGGTGGGGGGAGAGAAACGGAGAGTAGTAGCGAGGCCTATGAGCCGCAGCTGGTTCATCCGCATTACGAGCTTGTGAATCAGTATAAGTCGGCGTTATCCGAGCTCACGTTCAACTCCAAGCCGATCATAACGAACCTCACGATAATTGCTGGGGAGAATGTTCATGCCGCTAAGGCCGTTGTGTCCACTATTTGCAACAACATCATAGAG GTACCAAGTGATCAGAAGCTGCCAACATTGTACCTGTTGGACAGCATTGTGAAGAACATTGGAAGGGATTACATTAAGTACTTTGCTGCCAGGCTGCCTGAG GTATTTGTTAAAGCTTACAGACAAGTTGACCCTCCTATGCGTTCTAATATGCGGCATCTCTTTGGAACCTGGAAAGGAGTCTTTCATCCGCAAATACTTCAGCAAATTGAGAAAGAACTTGGCTTTAATGCTAGAAGTGATGGTCAAGCAGTTGCTGTTAATGCTGGCAGAACTGATCTGCAATCTCAGCGACCACCAAATAGCATCCATGTGAATCCCAAATATCTAGAAAGGCAACGACTCCAACAGACAGGGCGG ACAAAAGTAATGGTTACGGATGTCCCTGAGGTCGCATCCAATTTGACTAGGGATCCAGAAAGACTGGAGAGAGTTTCAAGCACAGCATCTGGAGGCTTGTGGGCAGGTCCAGCCAAAGTGAAT ACCATTAGACGATCTCAAAAAGATTCACTCAGTGAACCCCTCTACGAGAAAGACATCGAGTCAATAGCAGAGGAATATGACTATGCTTCTGATCTACCGCATAATGCTAGATCAGTGGTTAAGAAAGTTGGTCCAAGGATTACTGATGATGGGAGTGGAAAACAATGGTACGAAGCTATGAGCAGGGGTCCTGATCTGATTTCTGACCAGAGGGAAGGGTTACACACCAAAAGCAGAATGTCCAACTACGCTACTGCGAGACTAGAAAATTCGGAATCAAGTGGTCCCAGTAGAAATATAGGCGTGACTTATGATAGTTGGAAAAACTCTGAGGAAGAAGAGTTTATGTGGGACATGCACTCAAGGTTATCCGAAACAGATGTGGCCACTATCAACCCGAAGATTGAATTTCAAGATCCAGATGAATCAGAGAGACTG GCATCTAAAAATCACCTCTTAAAACGACCAAGATATTCAGCTATCGACCCAAGGCTTGATCCGGAGAAGTATTCCAGCGAGCAAAAAGATCCAAGTATTCTTGGCCCCTGGACGTCTTCTCCTAGATCTTTGCATGACTCAGAAGTTCTTCCTTCTATTAGTGCAACCTCTAATGCAGCTAGAAAGGGAATTCAGCCTCAATCTAGGATTGCTAGCTCTGGAATTTTGCCAATGTCAGATAGGCAGTCAACCACTAAACAGAATGTGACCAAGCAAGATTTTGGAAGAGCTCACTCCCTCCCTCAACGTGATCCTAGGGCTTCCCGGTTTCCCGCAAAATCTCAAAGTGACTCCGTACGGCCCTTATCTTCTAGTAGCCAGtctaaaaacacaaataagCTTGAACTACCTGATGCATCTCCAGTTGGAAAGTTTGACTCTAAGTCAACAGCTGAAAATGCTCGAGGACAAGCCAACATGAATGATTTGTTGGCAGCTGTCATGAAGAGTGGAATCCTTTCTAATAATGCAACTTGTGGTGGAAGCAAGGAGGAGATGTCTCCAAACGAGGTTGACCCAAGGGCACTAACCCTGTCAGCAGTCGCTAAGCTGAAAACTTTGCCAACTTCAGTGGCTGGCGCAGTGTCTCTTACTGGTGTCACATCAGCACAGACATCAAAAGAGAATAGTAAGGCCTCGGACCCTATTTCGTGCCTCTTGAGCTCCTTAGTTTCAAAGGGCTTGATATCTGCTTCAAAGACGGAGGTGCCATCTCTCGCTCAATCTGCGGCTCCTTCCGTTTCACAGGACCACAGTCCTGATCATTCTACTAGTAGCTCTATGTCTGTTGTTCCATCAGAGGCTCAGCCAGTGGTTCTGGTGAAGAAGGATCCTTCCACTGCCCCGAAGGTAGCACCACCGGAAATAGAAAAATTGGAACCCGAAAACCTCATAGGATTGAAGTTCAGAGCAGATAAAATCCGTGAACTTCACCCTTCGGTGATAAGTAGTCTCTTTGATGACCTTCCACATCTCTGCACCTCCTGTGGCGTTCGTCTTAAGCAAAAGGAAGAACTTGACAGGCACATGGAGGAGCTGCACGAAAAGAAGAAGCTCGAGTTAAATGGCACGAACACTAAATGTAGGGTTTGGTTTGCAAAGGCTGATGACTGGATAGCGAAATCTGGAGAGGTAGAACCTGAATATGAGGAAGTTCTGAGTGAAGCCGAGAGTGCAGCTGAGGATGGTCCAGCCGTAGCTGCTGATGAGAACCAGTACGCATGTATATTATGTGGAGAGATGTTTGA